The Vibrio crassostreae genomic interval AATCCATAGTTAGCATTCTGATAGGCTGAGTTTAACGACTCAGCCATTTTCTTTTGTTATTCAGAAATCAACTCCACCGCCCTACTTTTCTCACCGTAAACTCCCGCTAATTCAACACCCAAACAGCACGACTCACACCGTCAATCGATTTAAACCCCCACAAAAAAACACTAATCCGCTGTAAGTTTTTCTCTGCTCCTCCTGTCTATTTAATTTACTACACTCAATGAATGGCCAATAAGCCATTCATTTATAGGATAGATAAGGACATTTGATGGGCACCGTCGAGAGCATTCAAGCATGGTTAAATACAGGAGAGGAATCGCTGCTATGGCTGATGCTTGGCATTATTGCGCTTTCTTACCTGCTTGAAGATCTGGCGATTGTTACAGCGGCAGGTTTAGCAACTCAAGGAATCATGCTTCCTCAATATGCATTGCTTGCCATTTTCATCGGCATTGCCACAGGTGATCTCGGTCTCTATTACCTAGGTAAATCAGGACGTTATTTCCGAGGCGTTCGTTACAAAGCCCTCACTAATAAGTACTTTCGTGCGCTTCGCACTAAATTACGTCAAAACGCTTTCAGCAGTCTTTTTGTCATCCGCTTTATTCCCGGGCTTCGTACCGTCGGTTTTACCTTAAGTGGCTTTTTCGCCATCCCACTGCCTACTTTCTTGTTTGCCGTTATTAGTGCCACCGCGATCTGGACTGGCATTGTCTTCTCTGCCATCTACTATTTAGGGACATCAGCGTGGCTGCAAGCCTCTGAATATCAATGGATCATCATCCCGTGTGCCATCGCTTTGCTGTTTATCGGCAATCGATTAATGAATAGAACCTACTCTAGAGGATTATCATGAGTTCACCGCAAGATATTCGCATTATTCCAGCACATCAAATCAATGCAGGCATGCCCTTGCTTGAAAAAGATACCGTGCGCAGTGTCTCTCCTTATGAGTTTCTTCCAACTTGGTTCTTCTACACGCCAGTGGTGATTCAAAGCCTGATGCAAGGGTTACGGCACTTTGACTGGACGCTGCCGCTCATCGCCAACCCGAGCATCAAGTTAAGCGGTATGGTAGGCGAATCAAAACACGAAATACTGAGCCTTGCCGGATCATCGAGCCAGCGTTGGATCTCTCCGTTTATCACCCTAACCAAAACGGATCTTAGCAGCAAGAAACAAGCTGAAGATGCGCGCAGTGCACTCATACAATCGGATCTCGATTTCCCGATTGTGGCTAAACCGGATCTTGGTTGTCGAGGTGTTGGCGTTAAGCTGATCAACACACAAGATCAACTTGAGCAGTATGTTGAATCTTTCCCAAATAATGCTCGCTTTCTATTGCAAGAAAAGGCGCCTTATCAAGCCGAAGCGGGTGTTTTCTACGTTCGTTACCCAAACAAAAAGCAAGGCGAGATCATCTCGATCACACTCAAATATGCGCCAATGGTGGTGGGTGATGGCAGCTCGACACTCAAGCAGTTAATTGAAAATAGCCCGCGTGCTGGGCAGCTTAGTCACCTGTATCTACCGAGACATGAAGATAAATTGGATCAAGTGCTCGCAGAGGGCGAAGAGTTCCAACTCGCTTTCGCAGGTAGCCATAGCCGTGGCTGTATCTTCCGAGACGGCAATCAATACATCACTCAGGCTCTCACAGAACGCTTAGACGAGATATTCGACGACTTCGATGGCTTTCATTTTGGTCGACTCGACGTCAAATTCAAGGACATGCACAGCCTAATGAACGGCGAGGACTTCACGATCCTTGAGGTCAATGGCGCAAGCAGTGAGGCCGGGCACATCTGGGATCGCAACACACCGCTGCGAGAGATATTTTCGACGTTACTCCTGCAATACCGCATTCTTTTTGATATTGGCGCTCAACAAAAACAAAGAGGCCACCAGCCTCCTTCTTTCAAGAGCTTATTTAACGCGTGGCAAGAAGAGCGACGCCTTGTTCAACAATATCCGACCACCGATTAACTTTGTACGAGGATCATGAATGAACCCCATAGCCCAACCGAGCGCCCTCACTTCTTTCTCTCCTAGTATCAAGGGAGCGGTAGAGATATTGAATCAGGGTTTAGAGTTTTTGTTAGCGATATCTGACAGCGACTATCTGACACGAGCAAAGCCGCACGTCACAAGCTCTATTGGTGAGCATACTCGTCACACGCTCGATCTTTTTCACGCTCTGATTTTAAAAGAGAATGCGACTGTTGATTACAACACTCGTCGTCGTGGCCACCCCGTCGAATTCGACAGGTCGATTGCGTTGAAAGAGATCCATTACGTGATCAACTGGCTTGAACGATTAGACCGCAGAGATCTTGAAGCGCCTATCATGATCCAAACCGAAGTTTCGATGGATACACAAGTGTTCGCCAGCCTGCCTTCTACGCTAGAAAGAGAGGTTACCTTTGCTGCGCTGCACGCCAATCATCATTACGCGATGATCAAGGTGATCACCACCTTCCTAGACATTGAAACCTGCAACACCTTTGGTTATGCCCCAACCACCAGTAGCTATCTGAGGGAGCAATAACTATGTGTTCAGTATCTTGGTTGCTTGAAGAAAATGGCTATCAGGTCTTTTTTAATCGTGATGAGCAAAAGACCCGAGCATTAGCAATGCCACCTAAGCAGTACCGAGTTAAGGGTGTCGATATCATCATGCCACTCGACCCAACGGGCGGTGGTAGCTGGATAAGCATTAATGAGTTCGGGCTTTCGCTATGCCTACTCAATAACTATCAAGGCATTGTTCCAGTTGGTCCTTTGGTCAGCCGTGGTTTGTTACTTAAGAACCTATCCTCAAGTCGTAATATCAGTCAGCTCTCTGAAGCGTTTCATAAGCTCGACCTCCACTCTTTTGCCCCGTTTACCTTGCTGGCTTTCGCACCGAACCTAACTCAACACAATGGTTTGGTGATTGCCTACATGTGGGATGGCATTCAACAAAAGATAGTCGAAACCGATTCTCCGCTCTTCTCATCCGGTGTTGATTTAGAGCGAGTACAAGCCTATCGACAAGCAAAATACGATCAGCTTATGGAAACAGGTAAGAATCAACAGAACTTACTTAAGTTTCATTCTCACCATCACAGCGAACAACCTCATTTAGCGACCTGTATGCATCGTGAAGACGCGCACACCGTGAGCTTTACACACTTACGCAATCTACACGGCCAAGCCTCTATGTTTTACGCACCCGGCTCGCCTTGTGAACCCATTAAACCATGCCAGATAAATCAACAGCGTTTTACCTTCGATTTATCACCAGCAATCAATCTATAGATGGAGCCCATCATGAGAAAACTATTAACCATGGTCATGCTACTTGTTAGCCCATATGTATTTGCCGCCGATGAAATCTACACCGGGTTCTTTAGCAGTAAGGCGCTCGATGGCTACGACACTGTGG includes:
- a CDS encoding DedA family protein; this encodes MGTVESIQAWLNTGEESLLWLMLGIIALSYLLEDLAIVTAAGLATQGIMLPQYALLAIFIGIATGDLGLYYLGKSGRYFRGVRYKALTNKYFRALRTKLRQNAFSSLFVIRFIPGLRTVGFTLSGFFAIPLPTFLFAVISATAIWTGIVFSAIYYLGTSAWLQASEYQWIIIPCAIALLFIGNRLMNRTYSRGLS
- a CDS encoding ATP-grasp domain-containing protein, with product MSSPQDIRIIPAHQINAGMPLLEKDTVRSVSPYEFLPTWFFYTPVVIQSLMQGLRHFDWTLPLIANPSIKLSGMVGESKHEILSLAGSSSQRWISPFITLTKTDLSSKKQAEDARSALIQSDLDFPIVAKPDLGCRGVGVKLINTQDQLEQYVESFPNNARFLLQEKAPYQAEAGVFYVRYPNKKQGEIISITLKYAPMVVGDGSSTLKQLIENSPRAGQLSHLYLPRHEDKLDQVLAEGEEFQLAFAGSHSRGCIFRDGNQYITQALTERLDEIFDDFDGFHFGRLDVKFKDMHSLMNGEDFTILEVNGASSEAGHIWDRNTPLREIFSTLLLQYRILFDIGAQQKQRGHQPPSFKSLFNAWQEERRLVQQYPTTD
- a CDS encoding DinB family protein produces the protein MNPIAQPSALTSFSPSIKGAVEILNQGLEFLLAISDSDYLTRAKPHVTSSIGEHTRHTLDLFHALILKENATVDYNTRRRGHPVEFDRSIALKEIHYVINWLERLDRRDLEAPIMIQTEVSMDTQVFASLPSTLEREVTFAALHANHHYAMIKVITTFLDIETCNTFGYAPTTSSYLREQ
- a CDS encoding NRDE family protein is translated as MCSVSWLLEENGYQVFFNRDEQKTRALAMPPKQYRVKGVDIIMPLDPTGGGSWISINEFGLSLCLLNNYQGIVPVGPLVSRGLLLKNLSSSRNISQLSEAFHKLDLHSFAPFTLLAFAPNLTQHNGLVIAYMWDGIQQKIVETDSPLFSSGVDLERVQAYRQAKYDQLMETGKNQQNLLKFHSHHHSEQPHLATCMHREDAHTVSFTHLRNLHGQASMFYAPGSPCEPIKPCQINQQRFTFDLSPAINL